A stretch of Amycolatopsis balhimycina FH 1894 DNA encodes these proteins:
- a CDS encoding ABC transporter substrate-binding protein — MSRIRNHAKAAVAVALAAALAVGCSSGGGSSTAPAAATGNQDSVDAALKAGGEITYWSWTPSAKDQVAAFQKEYPNVKVNYVNAGTNKEEYTKLQNAIKAGSGAPDVAQIEYYALPQFALTDSLADLNQYGFGSFEKDYSASTWAQVKNGNGLYGLPQDSGPMALFYNKEVFDKNAIAVPKTWEEYIAAAKKLHAADPTKYMTSDTGDPGAVLSMIWQAGGHPFTVDGRNVKVNFADAGTKKWTAMWDQMIQGKLLAPVKEWSDDWFRALGDGTISSLVTGAWMPGNFISSVAAGSGKWAVAPMPTYDGKPVTAENGGSTQSVVKQSKNPALAAAFVRWLNHGGGVAPFIKSGGFPSTTADLTSPAFVDEAVPYFGGQKINQVLTQASKDVAPGWTYLPYQTYANSVFSDTAGKAYVNATGLDAGLAAWQQAIVDYGNQQGFTVSAG; from the coding sequence ATGTCACGCATCCGCAACCACGCCAAGGCGGCTGTCGCCGTGGCGCTGGCCGCCGCATTGGCGGTCGGCTGTTCGTCCGGGGGCGGTTCGTCCACCGCGCCCGCCGCCGCCACCGGCAACCAGGACTCCGTCGACGCCGCGCTGAAGGCCGGCGGGGAGATCACCTACTGGAGCTGGACCCCGTCGGCCAAGGACCAGGTGGCCGCGTTCCAGAAGGAATACCCGAACGTCAAGGTCAACTACGTCAACGCGGGCACGAACAAGGAGGAGTACACCAAGCTGCAGAACGCGATCAAGGCCGGCTCGGGTGCCCCCGACGTCGCCCAGATCGAGTACTACGCGCTCCCGCAGTTCGCGCTGACCGATTCACTGGCCGACCTCAATCAATACGGCTTCGGCTCGTTCGAGAAGGACTACAGCGCCTCGACCTGGGCGCAGGTGAAGAACGGCAACGGGCTCTACGGCCTGCCGCAGGACTCCGGCCCGATGGCGCTGTTCTACAACAAGGAAGTCTTCGACAAGAACGCCATCGCCGTGCCGAAGACCTGGGAAGAGTACATCGCCGCGGCGAAGAAGCTGCACGCCGCCGACCCCACCAAGTACATGACCTCGGACACCGGTGACCCCGGGGCCGTGCTGAGCATGATCTGGCAGGCCGGCGGGCACCCGTTCACCGTCGACGGCCGGAACGTGAAGGTCAACTTCGCCGACGCGGGCACCAAGAAGTGGACCGCGATGTGGGACCAGATGATCCAGGGCAAGCTGCTCGCCCCGGTCAAGGAATGGTCCGACGACTGGTTCCGCGCCCTCGGTGACGGCACCATCTCCTCCCTGGTCACCGGTGCCTGGATGCCGGGCAACTTCATCTCGTCGGTGGCCGCCGGAAGCGGCAAGTGGGCCGTCGCGCCGATGCCGACCTACGACGGCAAGCCGGTGACCGCGGAGAACGGCGGCAGCACCCAGTCCGTGGTCAAGCAGAGCAAGAACCCGGCGCTGGCCGCGGCGTTCGTGCGCTGGCTCAACCACGGGGGCGGCGTCGCGCCGTTCATCAAGAGCGGTGGCTTCCCGTCCACCACGGCCGACCTGACCTCGCCCGCGTTCGTCGACGAGGCCGTGCCGTACTTCGGCGGCCAGAAGATCAACCAGGTGCTGACCCAGGCGTCGAAGGACGTCGCCCCGGGCTGGACCTACCTGCCGTACCAGACCTACGCCAACAGTGTCTTCAGCGACACCGCCGGCAAGGCCTACGTGAACGCCACCGGGCTCGACGCCGGGCTGGCGGCCTGGCAGCAGGCCATCGTCGACTACGGCAACCAGCAGGGCTTCACGGTCAGCGCGGGATGA
- a CDS encoding carbohydrate ABC transporter permease, protein MTRFSVSNPRKSRVLTGFMALYLLYTLVPLAWLVINASKTQPALFSTSGLSFGDTFALFDNIGRTFTYNGGIFFRWLGNTLLYVVVGAGGATILATAAGYGLAKYRFPGRRAVFAVVLGAVAVPPTALAVPTFLMFSKMGLTNTPLAVIIPSLISPFGLYLIWVYAADAIPDELLEAARIDGAGEIRIFLTVTLRQLVPGIITVTLFTMVQTWNNYFLPLIMLSEPKWYPLTVGLNQWSAQANGAGAQPIFNLVLTGSLLTIIPLVVAFLLMQRFWQSGLSAGSVKQ, encoded by the coding sequence ATGACACGGTTCTCAGTGAGCAACCCCCGCAAGTCGCGTGTCCTCACCGGCTTCATGGCGCTGTACCTGCTCTACACGCTGGTTCCGCTGGCGTGGCTGGTGATCAACGCGAGCAAGACCCAGCCGGCACTGTTCTCGACGTCGGGCCTGTCCTTCGGCGACACGTTCGCCTTGTTCGACAACATCGGCCGGACGTTCACCTACAACGGCGGGATCTTCTTCCGCTGGCTCGGGAACACCCTGCTGTACGTCGTGGTCGGGGCCGGTGGCGCGACGATCCTCGCCACGGCGGCGGGCTACGGGCTGGCCAAGTACCGCTTCCCCGGCCGCCGCGCGGTGTTCGCCGTCGTCCTCGGGGCCGTGGCCGTGCCGCCGACGGCGCTGGCCGTGCCGACGTTCCTGATGTTCAGCAAGATGGGGCTGACGAACACGCCGCTGGCGGTCATCATCCCGTCGCTGATCAGCCCGTTCGGCCTGTACCTGATCTGGGTCTACGCCGCCGACGCCATCCCCGACGAGCTGCTGGAAGCGGCGCGGATCGACGGCGCGGGCGAGATCCGGATCTTCCTCACCGTGACGCTGCGCCAGCTGGTCCCCGGGATCATCACGGTCACGCTGTTCACGATGGTGCAGACCTGGAACAACTACTTCCTGCCCCTGATCATGCTCAGCGAGCCCAAGTGGTACCCGCTGACCGTCGGGCTCAACCAGTGGAGTGCCCAGGCCAACGGCGCCGGCGCTCAGCCGATCTTCAACCTGGTCCTCACCGGGTCGTTGCTCACCATCATTCCCCTTGTCGTCGCTTTCCTGCTCATGCAACGGTTCTGGCAATCGGGCCTGAGCGCGGGCAGCGTCAAGCAGTAA
- a CDS encoding carbohydrate ABC transporter permease, giving the protein MTSTAAPPVPAPSRPAPAARRPRRKWRGWLFVAPFMLVFALTFIAPVVYAFVLSLYRDQAFFGGTVFVGADNYVQVFGDPKFWEAFRRVLVFLAVQVPIMLVLALIAALAIDSARLHAAGFFRVVIFLPYAVPAVVAALMWGFIYGDHFGLAADLNHLLGTDSIKPLSPHWLLTSIGNIVTWEFAGYNMLIFYSALKVIPKELFEAASIDGAGAFRTILSVKLPAIRGAIVVATIFSIIGSFQLFNEPNIMRNLVPNTIGTFYTPNMYAYNLSFNGQQYNYSATVAIVMGVITAVIAYVVQLRGSRKEM; this is encoded by the coding sequence ATGACGTCCACAGCGGCTCCGCCCGTCCCGGCGCCGTCCCGTCCGGCGCCGGCGGCCCGCCGGCCGCGGCGGAAATGGCGGGGCTGGCTCTTCGTCGCCCCGTTCATGCTGGTCTTCGCGCTGACCTTCATCGCGCCGGTCGTGTACGCGTTCGTGCTCAGCCTCTACCGTGACCAGGCCTTCTTCGGCGGCACGGTGTTCGTCGGCGCCGACAACTACGTGCAGGTGTTCGGCGACCCGAAGTTCTGGGAAGCCTTCCGCCGGGTGCTGGTGTTCCTCGCCGTGCAGGTGCCGATCATGCTGGTGCTCGCGCTGATCGCGGCGCTGGCCATCGACAGCGCCCGGCTGCACGCCGCGGGCTTCTTCCGGGTCGTGATCTTCCTGCCCTACGCGGTCCCCGCCGTGGTCGCGGCGCTGATGTGGGGCTTCATCTACGGTGACCACTTCGGACTCGCCGCGGACCTGAACCACCTGCTGGGTACCGACTCGATCAAGCCGTTGTCGCCGCACTGGCTGCTCACGTCGATCGGGAACATCGTCACGTGGGAGTTCGCCGGCTACAACATGCTCATCTTCTACTCCGCGCTGAAGGTGATCCCGAAGGAACTGTTCGAGGCGGCCTCGATCGACGGCGCCGGCGCGTTCCGCACGATCCTGTCCGTCAAGCTCCCCGCGATCCGGGGCGCCATCGTGGTCGCGACGATCTTCTCGATCATCGGCAGCTTCCAGCTGTTCAACGAGCCGAACATCATGCGCAACCTGGTGCCGAACACGATCGGCACGTTCTACACGCCGAACATGTACGCCTACAACCTTTCCTTCAACGGGCAGCAGTACAACTACTCCGCCACCGTCGCGATCGTGATGGGCGTGATCACCGCGGTCATCGCCTACGTCGTGCAGCTGCGCGGCTCCCGGAAGGAGATGTGA
- a CDS encoding LacI family DNA-binding transcriptional regulator: protein MTVARQTATSSASGRASRRRGPSMADVAREAGVSGQTVSRVANGKTNVDDATRERVLAAMRRIGYRPNSAARALRNGQFRSIGVIISALPTFGNSRTLDAIAAAVVPEGFSIILMPVTRPTQGEVTGAFSTLNEQAVDGVIILIEQHQLDQSEIELPHGLPVVVIDSSAQYAYPVVDNDQADGAARATRHLLDLGHETVWHIAGPPQSYSAERRRKSWQATLAGAGRVVPPVSTGDWSPESGYQAGLRLAADPSVTAVFAANDQMALGLLRALHETGRRVPEEVSVVGFDDMEESAHFWPPLTTIRQSFEAVGRHAVEALLTEIETGAEAGEPVILPTELVIRSSTAPPPA, encoded by the coding sequence GTGACCGTGGCGCGCCAGACAGCGACCTCGTCCGCATCCGGCCGCGCCTCCCGGCGGCGCGGGCCGTCGATGGCGGACGTGGCCCGCGAGGCGGGCGTGTCGGGCCAGACGGTCTCGCGCGTGGCGAACGGCAAGACGAACGTCGACGACGCCACGCGCGAACGGGTCCTCGCCGCGATGCGCCGGATCGGCTACCGGCCCAACAGCGCCGCCCGCGCCCTGCGTAACGGCCAGTTCCGCAGCATCGGCGTGATCATCTCGGCACTGCCGACGTTCGGGAACAGCCGCACCCTCGACGCCATCGCGGCGGCCGTCGTCCCGGAGGGGTTCTCGATCATCCTGATGCCGGTGACGCGGCCGACCCAGGGCGAGGTCACCGGGGCGTTCAGCACGCTGAACGAACAGGCCGTGGACGGCGTCATCATCCTCATCGAGCAACACCAGCTCGACCAAAGCGAGATCGAACTGCCGCACGGGCTCCCGGTGGTGGTGATCGACTCCAGCGCCCAGTACGCGTACCCGGTCGTCGACAACGACCAGGCCGACGGTGCGGCCAGGGCGACCCGGCACCTGCTCGACCTCGGGCACGAAACGGTCTGGCACATCGCGGGCCCACCCCAGTCCTACTCCGCCGAGCGGCGCCGGAAGTCGTGGCAGGCCACTTTGGCGGGCGCGGGCCGCGTGGTCCCTCCGGTCTCGACCGGCGACTGGTCACCCGAGTCCGGCTACCAGGCAGGCTTGCGCCTGGCTGCGGACCCATCGGTGACAGCGGTGTTCGCGGCGAACGACCAGATGGCGCTGGGCCTGCTCCGCGCGTTGCACGAGACGGGCCGCCGCGTCCCGGAGGAAGTGAGCGTGGTCGGGTTCGACGACATGGAGGAGTCGGCCCACTTCTGGCCCCCGCTCACCACGATCCGCCAGTCGTTCGAGGCGGTGGGCCGCCACGCGGTCGAAGCCCTGCTGACGGAAATCGAAACAGGAGCCGAAGCGGGCGAGCCGGTGATCCTCCCGACCGAACTGGTGATCCGTTCGAGCACGGCCCCACCCCCGGCCTGA
- a CDS encoding DsbA family oxidoreductase — translation MRIDIWSDLVCPWCFLGKRRFEQAVTELGVDVEVVHHSFQLDPSFPRGTSRSTREVLAEKYGRTLEEADAMEAQMEERAAADGLEYHLDGVHMGNTVDGHRLVHLAAERGLADAVVERFYRAHFTERRSLFDRDSLVELAAEAGLDAAEARSVLESDAYEAEVAADGEQARALGATGVPFFVIDRRFGVAGAQSSEVFTQVLRRALEPAAS, via the coding sequence GTGCGTATCGATATCTGGTCCGATCTGGTCTGTCCTTGGTGCTTTCTCGGCAAACGCCGCTTCGAGCAGGCGGTGACCGAACTCGGCGTCGACGTCGAGGTGGTGCACCACTCGTTCCAGCTCGACCCGTCGTTCCCGCGCGGGACTTCCCGGTCGACGCGCGAGGTGCTGGCCGAGAAGTACGGCCGGACGCTGGAAGAGGCCGACGCGATGGAGGCGCAGATGGAGGAGCGCGCCGCCGCCGACGGTCTCGAGTACCACCTCGACGGCGTCCACATGGGCAACACCGTCGACGGCCACCGCCTCGTCCACCTCGCCGCCGAGCGCGGGCTCGCCGACGCCGTCGTCGAGCGCTTCTACCGCGCCCACTTCACCGAACGACGGTCGCTGTTCGACCGCGACTCGCTCGTCGAGCTGGCCGCCGAGGCGGGGCTCGACGCGGCGGAGGCCCGGTCCGTGCTCGAGTCGGACGCCTACGAAGCCGAAGTCGCGGCCGACGGCGAGCAGGCCCGCGCGCTCGGAGCGACCGGCGTGCCGTTCTTCGTGATCGACCGGCGGTTCGGCGTGGCCGGCGCCCAGTCGTCCGAAGTGTTCACGCAGGTGCTGCGACGCGCGCTGGAGCCCGCGGCGAGCTGA
- a CDS encoding NAD(P)-dependent alcohol dehydrogenase: MKALVQRAYGSPDSLTFEDVPDPVPGEGEVLVRVHATSVNPYDWHFMRGEPFVARLMTGGFGLRRPPAGVLGCDLAGRVVTAGTRFAPGDDVYALLPRGAHAEYVCVPEDLLAPLPANLSHEQAAAMPMAAVTALVALRGLEAGQRVLVNGASGGVGTFAVQLAKALGARVDAVCGAANVEVVRSLGAEHVFDYRAEDFTRSGRRYDVVLDIAGSRSVFACRRVLSRTGTFVAVGGPAGRWVQPAGHVFAALASGPFARRRVVLADAVACPDKPAVLRELAGLVERGAVTPVIDRSYPFGDLRAAIAYQEAGHANGKVVVTV; this comes from the coding sequence ATGAAGGCTCTCGTCCAGCGTGCGTACGGTTCCCCGGACAGCCTGACCTTCGAAGACGTGCCCGATCCCGTACCCGGCGAAGGCGAGGTGCTGGTCCGGGTGCACGCCACTTCGGTCAACCCGTACGACTGGCACTTCATGAGAGGTGAGCCGTTTGTGGCTCGGCTGATGACCGGGGGCTTCGGCCTGCGCCGTCCGCCGGCCGGCGTCCTCGGGTGTGACCTGGCCGGCCGGGTCGTGACCGCCGGGACCAGGTTCGCGCCCGGCGACGATGTCTACGCGCTCCTGCCGCGGGGTGCGCACGCCGAGTACGTCTGCGTGCCCGAAGACCTGCTCGCGCCGTTGCCCGCGAACCTGTCCCACGAACAGGCGGCGGCGATGCCGATGGCGGCCGTCACCGCGCTGGTCGCCCTGCGGGGTCTCGAAGCCGGGCAGCGGGTGCTGGTCAACGGCGCTTCCGGCGGCGTCGGCACCTTCGCCGTCCAGCTGGCCAAGGCGCTCGGGGCGCGGGTCGATGCGGTCTGCGGTGCCGCCAACGTCGAGGTGGTGCGCTCACTCGGCGCGGAGCACGTTTTCGACTACCGGGCGGAGGACTTCACGCGCAGCGGCCGCCGCTACGACGTCGTGCTGGACATCGCCGGCAGCCGGTCGGTGTTCGCCTGCCGGCGGGTGCTCTCGCGCACCGGGACGTTCGTCGCCGTCGGTGGCCCGGCCGGGCGGTGGGTGCAGCCCGCCGGGCACGTCTTCGCCGCACTGGCTTCCGGGCCGTTCGCGCGGCGGCGCGTCGTGCTCGCTGACGCGGTGGCCTGCCCGGACAAGCCGGCGGTGCTGCGCGAACTGGCAGGCTTGGTGGAGCGCGGCGCGGTCACGCCGGTCATCGACCGGAGCTACCCGTTCGGTGACCTGCGTGCCGCGATCGCGTACCAGGAAGCCGGGCACGCCAACGGGAAAGTGGTCGTGACGGTGTGA
- a CDS encoding TetR/AcrR family transcriptional regulator, with protein sequence MTTEARIPLSRERVLQAAVALADEHGLRAVTMRRLAEELGAEAMSLYYHVAKKEDVLDGIVEVVAEEINDVVARVDRGPDWKQTARRRILAARRVFLRHRWAPALFGTRSSTSIAVLKYYDSLVGLMREGGFSHDRIHHALHALGSRALGFSQELFDPNAGASAEVPAELAAQLPNLVGMLSEIAHDDPDSTLGWCDDQAEFEFGLDLILDGLDRLREP encoded by the coding sequence GTGACGACCGAAGCCCGGATTCCGCTGAGCCGGGAGCGCGTGCTGCAGGCGGCCGTCGCGCTCGCCGACGAACACGGCTTGCGCGCGGTGACGATGCGCCGCCTCGCCGAGGAGCTCGGCGCCGAGGCGATGTCGCTCTACTACCACGTGGCCAAGAAGGAGGACGTGCTCGACGGGATCGTCGAGGTCGTCGCCGAGGAGATCAACGACGTGGTGGCCCGCGTGGACCGCGGCCCGGACTGGAAGCAGACGGCCCGGCGGCGCATCCTCGCGGCCCGGCGGGTGTTCCTCCGCCACCGCTGGGCCCCGGCGCTGTTCGGCACGCGCTCGTCGACGAGCATCGCGGTGCTGAAGTACTACGACAGCCTGGTCGGCCTGATGCGCGAGGGCGGGTTCTCCCACGACCGGATCCACCACGCGCTGCACGCACTGGGCAGCCGCGCGCTGGGGTTCAGCCAGGAACTGTTCGACCCGAACGCCGGCGCGTCGGCGGAAGTACCGGCCGAACTGGCCGCCCAGCTGCCGAACCTGGTCGGGATGCTGAGCGAGATCGCCCACGACGACCCGGATTCGACCCTGGGCTGGTGCGACGACCAGGCCGAGTTCGAGTTCGGCCTCGACCTCATCCTCGACGGCCTGGACCGGTTGCGGGAGCCGTAG